Sequence from the Aerococcus tenax genome:
ATGCTAATGATCCGCAAGCGCGTTACAATGACTTCCTGGAAGCCCAAAAGGTTCTATCTGAAGACGAAGCTGTCATTGTCCTTAACCAAGGGGTAACTGCTGAATTACGGAACCCTCGTGTCCAAGGGGCAACCTACCGTTCCGTTGGTAATGAATTTGACTACCGTACCGCAACGATTGATAATTCAGCCGCTGAAAAATAATCTCAAGTAAATAAGCACAATATTAAGCAGGAGTAGTTTCCCTGACGCATTAGCGACAGGGGACAGCTCCTGCTTTTTATTTTCACTGAATTTATCTATGAAAATTAGAAAAAATATGGCAATTCCCAGAAAACGCTCACAATGTATCTTTTTGTACTAAAAATTAGTGAAAATGATTGATTTTTCTGACAGTTTAGGGTATATTATCCCATACGAATTATATTTATTTTAGGGGAGGAAAAATATTATTATGAAGTTTAAGAAACTCGCTGTGACGGTCTTAGCTTCTGCAGCCTTAGTACTTAGTGGCTGTGGGCAGGGCCAAAGACAAAACCAGAATGTTATTCGTCGGACTGAATTACAGGAAATGACTACCCTAGACTCTACCCGGGTAGAAGATATTCAAAGTGCTAACTACATTGGTCATATGCAAGATCCTTTGTATTGGGAAGATGAAAATAACGAAGTTCATCCGGCTTTAGCCAAGGAAATGCCAGAAAAGTCTGAAGACGGCTTAACTTATACCATTAAGATGCGTGATGACGCTAAATGGTCCAATGGAGACCCTGTCACCGCTCATGACTTTGTCTATGCCGTCCAACGCTTAGCCAATCCAGAAACTGGAGCTACCTATGCTTACTTAGTGGAGAACTTCGAAAATGCGGAAGAAGTGCTAAAAGGCGACCGCCCAGTAGAAGACTTAGGGGTAAAAGCTTTAGACGATTACACTATTGAAATCAAATTAACTCGCCCAACTCCGTATATGGAACATTTACTGGCCTTCACGACTTTTTCACCACTTAACCAAAAATATGTGGAAGAAAAAGGTGACGCCTATGGAACTAACTCCGATAATGTCCTAGCCAATGGGCCTTTCAAGGTGGAAGACTGGGATGGAACTGGCTTAAATTGGAAATTAGTTAAGAATGATGATTACTACAATGCTGACCAAGTGAAAGTGGACGGCGCTGAAGTCCAAGTCATTAAAGAAGACTCTACTACCGTGAACCTCTTTGAAAATGGGGAAGTGGATAACGCGCTCTTACGTGGTGAATTAGTCCGTCAATATAGTGACCATCCACACCTAGAATACCGTCCAACTGCTTCAACCTACTACATCGAGTTGAACCAAGAAAATCCATTATTAGCCAATAAAGACTTCCGTGAAGCCTTAAACTATGCCATCGATAATAAGGAATACGCTGAACAAATTAAAGCAGATGGTTCAGTTCCGCTAAGCACCTTAGTACCTAATGACCTCGTGCATAACCCAGAAACCGGGGAAGATTTCACCAAAGATGCTGCCATTGAACCAAAATATGACCCTGAAAAGGCTAAAGAGCTTTGGGAAAAAGTTCAAAAAGAACTGCCACAAGACTCTTACAGCATTCGTTTACTCTCTTCCGATGACGAAGGGTCTAAGCAAGTGGGTGAATACCTCCAAGGTCAAATCCAAAATAACCTCCCTGGCTTAAAAGTTGACTTAATCACCGTGCCAGGTAAGAACCGGATTGCCCAACAAAATGCTGGAGATTTTGATATGGCTATTTCTGGTTGGTTAGCTGACTACGCTGATGCTTCCAACTTCCTTGACCTATTCACCACTGGTCACTCGAATAACCATGGTAACTACTCTAACCCAGCCTATGACCAATTATTAGAAAAAGCCGACAATGAAGATGCGAACGACCCTCAAGCCCGTTACAATGACTTTATTGAAGCGCAACGTCTCTTAGCCGCTGATGAAGCAACAATTGTTTTATCACAAAAACAAGATGCTGAACTCCGCAACCCACGTGTTCAAGGCATCACTTACCGTCCTGTAGGCAATGAATTTGACATCCGTACAGCGACGATTGATAATTCTGCCAATGAATAACAGCTAAATGGCTGACTTTAACAGGCGCCACTACTTGCGAGTAGGGCGTCTTTTTTGTTTTTCTGCTTATAAAGGGTGATCACTTCTTATAAAAGAAAGCTTTTTCAAAAAACAGCTGTATTTATTCATTTAAAAAGTATTCAAAATAGTTTGACAATTTATCTCTAATAGGGTATTTTATTAGTTAAATAAATTTTTAAGGGGAGATAAATATGAAAGTAAGACGTAGTGCTTTGCTCCTTGCCACGGCTGCTAGCCTTTTCTTGGCAGCTTGCAGTGGACAAGAAAGTGCAGGAAACAAGAGTGGAAAAAATTCGACCATTAACTATGCTGTTAATACCGAACTATCAACACTCGATTCTGGGACTGTAATGGATATTAACGCGGCCAATTATATTGGCTTAGTCCAGGAAGGGCTCTATTGGGAAAATGAAAAGAATGAAGTCCAACCAGCCTTAGCCAAGGAAATGCCAGAAAAATCAGAAGACGGTCTGACTTATACCGTTAAGATGCGTGACGATGCCAAGTGGTCGAACGGGGACCCTGTGACTGCCCATGACTTTGTCTATGCCATTCGACGCCTAGCTGACCCTAAAACAGGGGCGGCTTACTCCTATCTCTTAGAGAACTTTGTCAATGGTCCAGAAATTGCTGAAGGCAAGAAGGCTCCTGAAGAAATTGGCGTAAAAGCCTTGGATGACCATACCATTGAAATTAACTTGTCCAAACCGACGCCATATTTGGAACACCTCTTATCCTTTGTACCTTTCTTCCCAACTAACCAAAAATTCGTGGAAGAAAAGGGTGACCGTTATGGTAGCTCAGCCGAAAACTCGATTGCTAGCGGCCCATACAAGATGGTGGAATGGGATGGATCGGGCTTAGAATGGAAACTGGAAAAGAATCCAGACTACTATAACAAGGACCAAGTCAAAGTGGATAATATTGACGTCCAAGTTATGAAAGAAGTCTCAACGAACGTTAACCTCTTTGATTCTAAGAAAGTCGACAATTCCTTGTTGACCGGTGAAACCGTTAAACAATTTGCTGACCATCCGAATGCTGTTCAACAAGAGAAAGCTCGGACCCGTTACTTACAACTTAACTATGAGAACAAGGTCTTAGCTAACCGCAACTTCCGTCAAGCTGTTGATTATGCGATCGATAATGATGAATTGACCCAAAAAATTATTGGGGACGGTTCTAAAGGACTTTCAACCTTTGTGCCAGAAAACTTTGTCGCTAACCCTGAAACCGGGGAAGACTTCGTCAGTGAATACGGTAATGAGAAATTTGCAGATAAAGACAAGGCCAAAGAACATTGGGAAAAGGCCAAGTCTGAACTCGGTCAAGACCAAGTGACTATCCGTTTACTGGCTGATGATGATGAGAAGTCCAAGAAGGAATCCCAATATATCCAAGGGCAAATTGAAGAAAATATGCCAGGAGTTAAGGTAGAAATTACTAACGTTCCTAAGAAGAACCGAATGAGTCAAGTGGCTGAAGGGAATTTTGATCTTGTTATCACCGGTTGGGGAGCTGACTATGCGGATGCAAGCAACTTCTATGACCTTTTCAAATCTGATAATTTCTACAATCAAGGGCACTATAAGAATCCTGAATACGATAAGGTCGTAGAAAGAGCAGGCAACCAAGATGCTAACGACCCTAAGACACGTTGGGAAGACTTTAAAGAAGCTCAAAAGATTCTCTCTGATGACAAAGCGGTCTTAGTTCTCTATCAAGAAGTAGAAACCCAATTACGTAATCCAAATCTTAAGGGCATTACTTTCCGCCCAGTCAACCTCGAATATGACTTCAGAACCGCTTATTTTGAATAAGCAATCTGAATTTAAATAATGAAGCATAGATATCCTTCAACTAATCAAGCTTGATCTATAAAATTGAAGGGTGAATGAGGCAAAATTAAAAAGAGGCTCTAGCAAGCCTCTTTTGTCTTTGTTAGAATATATCACGTAAGGAATACTATGATAAGATTTCTATACACTCAAACAGATTAAACGCTACTTTTAAGCCATAAAAAGTAGATGCAATTCTCTAAAATAAGTAGTATAGTAATAGGAATACAAGTGATAAAACTAGGAAAAAACTTCCTATGGCTAGACCTTTGCGGTACCAAGGTCCGATGTGAGTCGACAGATAGTTTTCTTTGTCAGAATCTTCTGTGCTGACTGGAGATGGATCGGGAGCTGCCTTCCACAGCCTCGGTCCATATTTCTTCCACATGGATTGAAACGTATCAAAGGTACCGGCTTTTAATATCCAACCAGCAAGGGAGGGAATCAAAAAACAAGCGGAAAGTATAAAGTAACTGTCACTTAAGCGTCTGGCCCATGGATAGCTGGACTCGATCAGTAATTGGAAGAGTGGCAGGACAGTTAATATACTGACCAAAAGAAGGCCTTTATTTTTTTTCATAGTTGATATCATTCCTTATATTGTGATTTTCAATGTTATTAAATTTACCATAAATTAGGAGGTGGCGCAATTTATGAAATCATATGGCAAGTTTCTATTAAGAAGAATATTCTTTATGGTTTTGACCTTATTTCTAATTGCAACGATCACATTTTTCTTAATGAAGCTCTTACCGGGAACGCCTTATACTAATG
This genomic interval carries:
- a CDS encoding peptide ABC transporter substrate-binding protein, which produces MKFKKLAVTVLASAALVLSGCGQGQRQNQNVIRRTELQEMTTLDSTRVEDIQSANYIGHMQDPLYWEDENNEVHPALAKEMPEKSEDGLTYTIKMRDDAKWSNGDPVTAHDFVYAVQRLANPETGATYAYLVENFENAEEVLKGDRPVEDLGVKALDDYTIEIKLTRPTPYMEHLLAFTTFSPLNQKYVEEKGDAYGTNSDNVLANGPFKVEDWDGTGLNWKLVKNDDYYNADQVKVDGAEVQVIKEDSTTVNLFENGEVDNALLRGELVRQYSDHPHLEYRPTASTYYIELNQENPLLANKDFREALNYAIDNKEYAEQIKADGSVPLSTLVPNDLVHNPETGEDFTKDAAIEPKYDPEKAKELWEKVQKELPQDSYSIRLLSSDDEGSKQVGEYLQGQIQNNLPGLKVDLITVPGKNRIAQQNAGDFDMAISGWLADYADASNFLDLFTTGHSNNHGNYSNPAYDQLLEKADNEDANDPQARYNDFIEAQRLLAADEATIVLSQKQDAELRNPRVQGITYRPVGNEFDIRTATIDNSANE
- a CDS encoding DUF3899 domain-containing protein, with amino-acid sequence MKKNKGLLLVSILTVLPLFQLLIESSYPWARRLSDSYFILSACFLIPSLAGWILKAGTFDTFQSMWKKYGPRLWKAAPDPSPVSTEDSDKENYLSTHIGPWYRKGLAIGSFFLVLSLVFLLLYYLF
- a CDS encoding peptide ABC transporter substrate-binding protein: MKVRRSALLLATAASLFLAACSGQESAGNKSGKNSTINYAVNTELSTLDSGTVMDINAANYIGLVQEGLYWENEKNEVQPALAKEMPEKSEDGLTYTVKMRDDAKWSNGDPVTAHDFVYAIRRLADPKTGAAYSYLLENFVNGPEIAEGKKAPEEIGVKALDDHTIEINLSKPTPYLEHLLSFVPFFPTNQKFVEEKGDRYGSSAENSIASGPYKMVEWDGSGLEWKLEKNPDYYNKDQVKVDNIDVQVMKEVSTNVNLFDSKKVDNSLLTGETVKQFADHPNAVQQEKARTRYLQLNYENKVLANRNFRQAVDYAIDNDELTQKIIGDGSKGLSTFVPENFVANPETGEDFVSEYGNEKFADKDKAKEHWEKAKSELGQDQVTIRLLADDDEKSKKESQYIQGQIEENMPGVKVEITNVPKKNRMSQVAEGNFDLVITGWGADYADASNFYDLFKSDNFYNQGHYKNPEYDKVVERAGNQDANDPKTRWEDFKEAQKILSDDKAVLVLYQEVETQLRNPNLKGITFRPVNLEYDFRTAYFE